Sequence from the Brevundimonas diminuta genome:
CGGTTACGCCTTCGTCGAGATCAATCCGACCTACAAGGCCAATCCCGAGACGGACACGGTCGATGTGACCTTCAACGTGTCCGAGGGCCAGCGGGTCTATATCGATCGCATCAATGTGGTCGGCAACACCCGCACGATCGACCCGGTCATTCGCCGCGAACTGCTGCTGACCGAGGGCGACGCCTTCAACCGCGCCCTGATGGAGCGCTCGCGCAACAATCTGCGCGCCTTGGGCTTCTTCAAGGACGTGACGGTCGAGGAAACGCGCGGCAGCGCGCCGGACCGCTCGGTCATCAACGTCAACGTCCAGGAACAGCCGACCGGCGAACTGTCCGTCGGCGCGGGCTTCAGCTCCGTCGATTCCTTCACGGTCAACCTGGGCATCTCGGAGCGGAACTTCCGTGGACGCGGGCAGAACGTGGTCGCCCGTCTGGAGTGGGGCTCGCTGCGCCAGCAGGTCGACTTCCGTTTCACCGAGCCGAAGTTCCTGGGACGTGATCTGCGCGCCGGCTTCGACCTGTTCCACTCGCGCTACGACCTGAGCCAGTACTCGTCGTACGACTATCGTTCGACCGGCGCGGGCCTGCGTCTGTCCTATCCGCTGAACGGCAATATGCTGCTCAGCACGCGCTATTTCCTGAAGTCCGACGAGATCATCGTGCCGACCGGCTTCTGCTCGGGCGTGGGCCAAGGGTCTTCGGCACTGTGCGACCAGATCGGCAGCTTCATCAACTCGTCGGCCGGCTATACGCTGCAGGTTAACTACACCAACGATCCGATCCGTCCGACGCGCGGCTGGGCCGGGTCGCTGCGTCAGGACCTCGCGGGTCTGGGCGGCGACGTGAACTATGTGAAGACCGAGGCTGATGCGAGCTGGTACTATGGCATCACCCCAGCCTGGGTCGTCAGTGTTCAGGGCTCGACCGGCTACGTCAGCGGCTGGAACGGCGACCCGATCCGCATCAACGATCGCTTCTTCAAGGGCGGCAACAGCTTCCGCGGCTTCGAGACGGCCGGTATGGGACCGCGAGATCTGAATACGACCGACGCCCTGGGCGGCAACTTCTACGCCATCGGCACGGTCGAGCTCACCGTGCCGAACTATCTGCCGGAGCAATATGGCATCAAGACCTCGCTGTTCGCCGATGTCGGTACGTTGGGCGTTCTGGATGACCGCTACAAGCTGACGTCCACCGGAACGGTGAACACCAACATCGCCGATGAGCTGTCGCTGCGCGCGTCGGCTGGCGTCAGCATTCACTGGAAGTCGCCGATGGGTCCGATCCGCTTCGACATCTCCAAGGTCCTTTCCAAGGAAGATTACGACAAGACGGAATCCTTCCGCTTCTCGACCTCCACTCAGTTCTAATCGCGGCTTTTTCGACCGCACGAGGAAACACCATGAAAGCTCTGATCATCGCGGCGACCGCCGCTGCTTCGCTCATCGCCACCGCCGCCTCGGCGCAACAGGCCGGCGCGCCCGCCAACCCCGGCCCGGTCATTCCCGGCGTCTGCGTCTATTACAATGCGCGTCTTCTGGCCCAGTCGTCGGCCGGCCAGGCCGTCGAAGCCCGCATGCAGCAGCTGGCCCAAGAAGTTCAGGGCGAGCTGCAACCTTATGCAACCCAGATCCAAACCGAAGCCCAGCAGTTGCAATCGGCGGGCTCCAGCCTGCCGGCCGACCAACTGCAACAGCGCCGTCAGGCCCTGCAGCAGCGCGCTCAAGAAGCCCAGCAGCTGGAAGCCACCCGTGAAAACGAGCTGCGCTACACCCTGGGCATGCAGCGTCAGGCCATCACCGAGGCCGTTTCGCCGATCCTGACCGCCCTGTATCAAGAAAAAGGCTGCGGCTTGCTGCTGGACCGCGAGAGCGTCTTCATGATGAACCCGGCCATGGACGTCACGGACCTGGCGATCCAGCGCCTGAACACGGCCCTGCCGACGCTGAGCTTCAACCGTATGGCCGTGCCGGCTCAGACGCAGGCTCAACCGGCCGCCGCCAACTAAGTCGTCGATGCCCGATTCCCGCTTTTTCGAAACCCTGTCGCCCCTTAGCGTCTCCGATCTGGCGGCGCAGATCGGCGGCGAGGTCGAGCGGGGCGGGGATCGCATGATCGCCTCCGTCGCGCCCTTGTCCTCTGCGGACGGGGGCGCGATCGCGTTTTTGGGTGACCGCAAGTTCGCCGCTGCGCTGGCGACGACACAGGCCGGCTGTGTCATCGTGCCGGCTGAGGCCAAGGACGCCGCGCCGTCGTCCGCCGCTGTCATCGTCTCGCGCACGCCGCAAGCCGCCTGGGCCAAGGCGTCGCTGGCGCTGCATCGGCCTATACTCCTAGACAAAGCGATCAGCCGCGACGAGGCGGCCGAGGACGACAGCGTCGTGGTCGAACCCGGCGCGATCCTGGGGCAGGGCGTCCGTATCGGTCGCGGGTCTCGCATCGGCGCCAACAGCGTCATCGCGCCGGGCGTGCAGATCGGCCGGGATTGCGTGATCGGCGCCAACGTCAGCGTGGCCTTTGCGCTGATCGGCGACCGGGTGAAGCTGTATGCCGGCGCCCGGATCGGCGAAGCGGGCTTCGGCGCCACGGGGACAGCGGCGGGGGTCATGGATATTCCGCAACTGGGCCGCGTCATCCTTCAGGACGGCGTGACGGTGGGCGCCAACTCCTGCATCGACCGCGGCGCCTATGACGACACCGTCATCGGCGAGAACACCAAGATCGATAATCTGGTCATGGTCGGCCACAACTGCGTCATCGGCCGTAACTGTCTGCTGGTCGCCAATACCGGTATCTCGGGCTCGGTGACCGTGGGCGACAATGTCATCTTCGGCGGCAAGGCGGGGATCGGCGACCACATCACGATCGGAGAGGGCGCGCGTGTCGCGGCCGGCGCCGGCGTGCTGGCTGATGTTCCTGCCGGCGAAACCTGGTCGGGTTATCCGGCGCGTCCGATCCGACAGTTCTTGCGCGAGACGGTCTGGCTCGCCAAACAGGCCTCATCGAAGAAGGCTCCGAAGGAATCATAGGGATGAGCGACACGACTGCCGTCGAAGGCAAGATCGATTACGCCGAGGTGATGCGGCGGCTGCCGCACCGTTATCCCTTCCTGCTGGTGGACAAGGCCGAAGACTTCGTGCCCGCGACGTCGATCGTCGGCATCAAGAACGTCACCCACAACGAGCCCTTCTTCCCCGGTCACTTCCCGATCGATCCCGTCATGCCCGGCGTGCTGATCGTCGAGGCCATGGCCCAGACCGGCGCCCTGCTGATGTCCAAGACGCTGGATGTCGCCGTGGCCGACAAGGTCATCATGTTCATGTCGATCGACGGAGTTCGCTTCAGAAAGCCCGCGCGGCCCGGCGACCAGCTCCGTATGGAGGTCAAGGTGATCCGCGCCCGAGGCGACGCCTACAAGTTCCGGGGCGAGACCTTCATTGACGGCAAGCTGGCGGCCGAAGCTGAGTTCATGGCGATGGTCGTGACTGTACCTGCTCCGGCGCCTGGGCCGGCGGCCTGATGACCGTTCACCCCACGGCTCTGATCGACGCGACGGCGACCCTGGGCGAGGGTGTCGAGGTCGGCCCCTGGTGCACGGTCGGGCCGAATGTGGTGCTGGGCGACAATGTGCGTCTGGTCAGCCATGTCGTGGTCCAGCAGGACACGACAGTCGGGGCCGGGACGGTCATCCACCCCTTCGCCGTCATTGGCGGCGACCCGCAGCACAATGGCTACAAGGGCGAAACGGTTCGGCTGGAGATCGGCGAGAACAACCTGATCCGCGAGCACTGCACCTTCAATCGGGGCACGCCGCAGGGGACGGGCGTGACGATCGTGGGTTCGAACAACCTGTTCATGACCGGCGCCCATGTCGGTCACGACTGCGTCGTCGGCGACAATGTGGTCATGGCCAACAACGCGACTCTCGGCGGTCATGCTCAAGTCGGGGACAAGGTGTTCCTGGGCGGACTGTGCGCGGTGCACCAGAACGGCCGAGTGGGGCAGGGCGCGATCATCGGCGGTCTGGCGGCGGTGACGCGCGACGTCATCCCCTATGGCTCGGCCTGGGGCAATCATGCGCGGCTGCGTGGGCTGAACTTGATCGGGCTGAAGCGCAAGGGCTACGGCAAGGATCAGGTGCGGCGTCTGCTCACGGCCTACCGCGATCTGTTCGAGGGCGAGGGCGAGTTCGCCGGTCGGATCGATGGCGTGGCGGAACGCTATGCCGACCTGCCCGAGATCATGGAGATCATCGCCTTCATCCGCGACGGCGGGCGGCGTCCGCTGTGCCTGCCCAACGCGGAATGAGCGCATCTGGAAAACTGGGGCTGATCGCAGGCGGCGGTGATCTGCCGGCGGCCGTCGCGACGCGTTGCGACGCGCTTGGGCGGCCGCTTTTCGTGATCCGTCTGGCGGGGTTTGCCGATGAGCATCTGGCGCGTTGGCCCGGCGCCGAGTTCGGGATGGCGCAGATCGGCGCGATCCTGAAGGCGTTGAAGGCCGAGGGCTGCACGACCGTGTGTCTGGCAGGCATTGTCAATCGGCCGGATTTCAAGACGCTCAAGCCTGACTTCAAAGGGGCGACCCTCTTGCCGGGCATCGTCGCCGCCGCCTCCAAGGGCGATGACGCCCTGCTGCGCAAAATCCTGTCAGTGTTCGAGGCCGAAGGCTTCGCCGTCGAGGGCGCCGACGACATACTGGGCGGCGACACGCTTGGCGCAGGCGCGCTGGGCGTCGTATCGCCGACCGAGCAGCAGTTAGGCGATCTGAAAAAGGCGCTGCATGTCGCCGAAAAGTCAGGCGAACTCGATATCGGTCAGGGCGCCGTGGTCTGTGACGGCTTGGTTCTTGCGGTCGAGGCGCAGGAAGGGACGGACGCCATGCTGACCCGCGTCGCTGGCCTGCCCGCCGACTTGCGTGGAGCGGTCGATAGCCCCAGGGGTGTGCTCGGCAAGGCGCCCAAGCCTATTCAGGATCTCCGCGTCGATATGCCCGTGATCGGGCCGCGCACGGTCGAAATCGCGGCGGCGGCGGGTCTGGCGGGCATCGGCGGCTTGGCGGGACGTTTGATCCTGATCGATCGCGCGGCCATCGTCGAGACGGCGAACCGTCTGGGCCTGTTCGTCTGGGGCGAGGATCGGTGAGCCGCCCGCTGAAGATCATGCTGGTGGCGGCTGAGGCTTCGGGCGATGCGCTGGGCGCGGGTCTAGCCAAGGCGTTGAAGGTGCGGTTGGGG
This genomic interval carries:
- the bamA gene encoding outer membrane protein assembly factor BamA, with product MNDMTSRAAVRLSARSSLLALAVAAGLGAPALAQTASAQTAPATTTPAAPAQTPAQTAPASAAEPRVEIAAPQTITINRIIVQGAQRIDQTTVLSYLPIRPGDAVDASVLDVAVRTLSRTGLFADVQLGIQNGDLIVQIVENPIINQVVFEGNKALSKDKLTKEVTLAPRGIYTRAKVQEDVGAIVELYRLQGRISATVTPKLVQLEQNRVDVIFEINEGPQTGISAINVLGNEAFSDRDVRGVMVTEKSTWWKFFSNNDNYDPNRLEYDQEQLRKFYTNRGYYDFRVVSSVAELQPDDQAFQLTLTLNEGDKYNFGEIKVVTQNDRLNADFLKALVPIREGQLYESDKIEQAVDALTFAAGSAGYAFVEINPTYKANPETDTVDVTFNVSEGQRVYIDRINVVGNTRTIDPVIRRELLLTEGDAFNRALMERSRNNLRALGFFKDVTVEETRGSAPDRSVINVNVQEQPTGELSVGAGFSSVDSFTVNLGISERNFRGRGQNVVARLEWGSLRQQVDFRFTEPKFLGRDLRAGFDLFHSRYDLSQYSSYDYRSTGAGLRLSYPLNGNMLLSTRYFLKSDEIIVPTGFCSGVGQGSSALCDQIGSFINSSAGYTLQVNYTNDPIRPTRGWAGSLRQDLAGLGGDVNYVKTEADASWYYGITPAWVVSVQGSTGYVSGWNGDPIRINDRFFKGGNSFRGFETAGMGPRDLNTTDALGGNFYAIGTVELTVPNYLPEQYGIKTSLFADVGTLGVLDDRYKLTSTGTVNTNIADELSLRASAGVSIHWKSPMGPIRFDISKVLSKEDYDKTESFRFSTSTQF
- a CDS encoding OmpH family outer membrane protein, whose protein sequence is MKALIIAATAAASLIATAASAQQAGAPANPGPVIPGVCVYYNARLLAQSSAGQAVEARMQQLAQEVQGELQPYATQIQTEAQQLQSAGSSLPADQLQQRRQALQQRAQEAQQLEATRENELRYTLGMQRQAITEAVSPILTALYQEKGCGLLLDRESVFMMNPAMDVTDLAIQRLNTALPTLSFNRMAVPAQTQAQPAAAN
- the lpxD gene encoding UDP-3-O-(3-hydroxymyristoyl)glucosamine N-acyltransferase, with protein sequence MPDSRFFETLSPLSVSDLAAQIGGEVERGGDRMIASVAPLSSADGGAIAFLGDRKFAAALATTQAGCVIVPAEAKDAAPSSAAVIVSRTPQAAWAKASLALHRPILLDKAISRDEAAEDDSVVVEPGAILGQGVRIGRGSRIGANSVIAPGVQIGRDCVIGANVSVAFALIGDRVKLYAGARIGEAGFGATGTAAGVMDIPQLGRVILQDGVTVGANSCIDRGAYDDTVIGENTKIDNLVMVGHNCVIGRNCLLVANTGISGSVTVGDNVIFGGKAGIGDHITIGEGARVAAGAGVLADVPAGETWSGYPARPIRQFLRETVWLAKQASSKKAPKES
- the fabZ gene encoding 3-hydroxyacyl-ACP dehydratase FabZ; the protein is MGMSDTTAVEGKIDYAEVMRRLPHRYPFLLVDKAEDFVPATSIVGIKNVTHNEPFFPGHFPIDPVMPGVLIVEAMAQTGALLMSKTLDVAVADKVIMFMSIDGVRFRKPARPGDQLRMEVKVIRARGDAYKFRGETFIDGKLAAEAEFMAMVVTVPAPAPGPAA
- the lpxA gene encoding acyl-ACP--UDP-N-acetylglucosamine O-acyltransferase, translating into MTVHPTALIDATATLGEGVEVGPWCTVGPNVVLGDNVRLVSHVVVQQDTTVGAGTVIHPFAVIGGDPQHNGYKGETVRLEIGENNLIREHCTFNRGTPQGTGVTIVGSNNLFMTGAHVGHDCVVGDNVVMANNATLGGHAQVGDKVFLGGLCAVHQNGRVGQGAIIGGLAAVTRDVIPYGSAWGNHARLRGLNLIGLKRKGYGKDQVRRLLTAYRDLFEGEGEFAGRIDGVAERYADLPEIMEIIAFIRDGGRRPLCLPNAE
- the lpxI gene encoding UDP-2,3-diacylglucosamine diphosphatase, yielding MSASGKLGLIAGGGDLPAAVATRCDALGRPLFVIRLAGFADEHLARWPGAEFGMAQIGAILKALKAEGCTTVCLAGIVNRPDFKTLKPDFKGATLLPGIVAAASKGDDALLRKILSVFEAEGFAVEGADDILGGDTLGAGALGVVSPTEQQLGDLKKALHVAEKSGELDIGQGAVVCDGLVLAVEAQEGTDAMLTRVAGLPADLRGAVDSPRGVLGKAPKPIQDLRVDMPVIGPRTVEIAAAAGLAGIGGLAGRLILIDRAAIVETANRLGLFVWGEDR